From bacterium, a single genomic window includes:
- a CDS encoding tetratricopeptide repeat protein — translation MAIFFLATALSVVLFFVVDWYRVPLAPVLAVAAGNGAARIREDARRRRWKSAALATSAVALLLAFSWVPGVGCDRDGVATQSYFNYGTYYLFQGDLDEAAAHFREALTYKDDNAYALGYLGLVYERQGRDDLAQYYYLESLEIDPLDAETNYFLGASLARRGKYNLAVPFLETAVGSFPGYADGWRALGECHIRQEEYGAAAEAYRRLANLTPRDGGALARCAAVLMETGDYDEGLAAARRAVEVDPGVAGAHLLLGRYYRSRGDVAAAVRELEAERRVSPRSAVVYAYLAECYSTLGETAAAEAAYRRYVALGAAAEVRPEARKEPDLKSPTD, via the coding sequence TTGGCGATATTTTTTCTCGCGACGGCGCTGTCGGTGGTGCTCTTCTTCGTCGTCGACTGGTACCGCGTGCCGCTGGCGCCGGTTCTGGCCGTCGCCGCGGGGAACGGCGCCGCTCGTATCCGGGAGGACGCGCGGCGTCGCCGTTGGAAATCGGCCGCTCTCGCGACGTCGGCCGTGGCCCTCCTGCTCGCTTTCTCCTGGGTCCCGGGCGTGGGTTGCGACCGCGACGGCGTCGCGACGCAGTCGTACTTCAACTACGGTACTTACTACCTCTTCCAAGGCGACCTTGACGAAGCGGCGGCGCACTTCCGGGAAGCCCTTACGTACAAAGACGATAATGCGTACGCCCTCGGCTACCTGGGCCTGGTTTACGAGCGCCAGGGGCGCGACGACCTCGCCCAGTACTACTACCTCGAGTCGCTCGAGATAGACCCGTTGGACGCCGAGACGAACTATTTCCTCGGCGCCAGCCTGGCGCGCCGCGGCAAGTATAACCTCGCGGTCCCCTTCCTCGAGACCGCGGTAGGGAGTTTCCCCGGTTACGCCGACGGCTGGCGCGCGCTCGGCGAGTGTCACATCAGGCAGGAGGAATACGGCGCCGCGGCCGAGGCTTATCGGCGGTTGGCAAACCTTACGCCGCGCGACGGCGGGGCGCTCGCGCGCTGCGCCGCGGTTTTGATGGAGACGGGGGATTACGACGAGGGGCTGGCGGCCGCGCGCCGGGCCGTCGAGGTTGACCCGGGGGTAGCGGGCGCCCATTTGTTGCTCGGCAGATATTACCGCAGTAGGGGCGACGTCGCCGCCGCGGTCCGCGAGCTGGAGGCCGAGCGCCGCGTTTCGCCCCGTTCGGCCGTAGTATACGCTTATCTCGCCGAGTGTTATTCCACCCTGGGAGAAACGGCCGCCGCGGAGGCGGCCTATCGCCGGTACGTCGCGCTCGGCGCCGCCGCCGAAGTAAGGCCGGAGGCGCGAAAAGAACCGGATTTGAAAAGCCCGACGGATTAA
- a CDS encoding glycosyltransferase family 39 protein yields MKSFLRKIGGPGPAIIFISALAYRLAYFLTVRDDPLMTYVDAVPDASLYHNWAVDIINGVGPATAYYIGPAYAFFLALVYKLFGVDLYAVILAQTVLGAATAALVYVLARRLYGSLAAAVAGGVWVFYLPAVFYDTQILPASLMLFLVTASLLLLAVALDFGRRWFAAGAAAGLLFGAAALTRPNLLLFVPALALWPLLRRGAAWRAVAGFAVPVILIISAVTVRNKVAADEWVVVSSQGGVNFFIGNNRGAPGSFMSPPGTIGRPEALNEIQTRGAGGGRVRAAGDRGRGVAVVAQTRPEVPGAEPGRRGAALRPQDFALDE; encoded by the coding sequence ATGAAGTCTTTTTTACGTAAAATCGGCGGCCCCGGGCCGGCCATTATTTTCATATCGGCGTTGGCGTATCGCCTCGCGTACTTCCTCACCGTGCGCGACGACCCGCTCATGACGTACGTCGACGCCGTACCGGACGCGTCGTTGTACCACAATTGGGCCGTGGATATTATTAACGGCGTTGGCCCGGCGACGGCGTACTATATCGGGCCCGCGTACGCCTTCTTCCTCGCGCTGGTCTACAAACTATTCGGCGTGGACCTTTACGCCGTAATTTTGGCTCAGACGGTCCTGGGCGCGGCTACGGCGGCCTTGGTTTACGTCCTGGCGCGGCGCCTGTACGGCTCTTTGGCCGCGGCGGTCGCGGGCGGCGTTTGGGTCTTCTATCTCCCGGCCGTCTTCTACGATACGCAAATTTTACCGGCGTCGCTCATGCTCTTTTTGGTCACGGCGTCGCTGTTGTTGTTGGCGGTGGCGCTCGACTTCGGCCGGCGGTGGTTCGCGGCGGGCGCGGCCGCGGGGTTGCTCTTCGGCGCCGCGGCGTTAACCCGACCCAACTTGTTGCTGTTCGTACCGGCGTTGGCGTTGTGGCCGCTCCTGCGGCGGGGTGCGGCGTGGCGCGCGGTGGCCGGTTTTGCGGTCCCGGTAATATTGATTATAAGCGCGGTAACGGTCCGAAATAAAGTGGCGGCCGACGAGTGGGTCGTGGTCTCGTCGCAAGGGGGCGTGAACTTTTTTATCGGCAACAACCGCGGGGCGCCGGGGTCGTTTATGTCGCCGCCGGGGACGATTGGGAGGCCCGAGGCGCTGAACGAAATCCAGACGCGGGGCGCTGGCGGAGGCCGCGTTCGGGCGGCCGGTGACCGCGGCCGAGGCGTCGCGGTGGTGGCTCAAACGCGGCCTGAGGTACCTGGTGCGGAACCCGGGCGACGCGGCGCTGCTCTACGGCCGCAAGATTTCGCTCTTGACGAATAA